From a single Streptomyces rubradiris genomic region:
- the ssd gene encoding septum site-determining protein Ssd, which yields MTGTVTHDPPPGPADRPGRPLIITEDADLLDDLLRLCAAAGATPEVRHDVPDSGDGWTTAPLVLVGDDAARRVGGAARRPGVVLVGRDQDDPDVWKRAVLIGADHVLMLPDGEAWLVDRIADVAEGIGRPALTVGVIGGRGGAGASTLACALAVTSAREGVRTLLVDADPLGGGLDVLLGGESADGLRWPAFAASRGRVGGGALEESLPELHSLRVLSWDRGDCVAVPPPAVRAVLAAARRRGGTVVVDLPRRLDDGVAEALAQIDLVLLVVPAELRAVAAADRVAAAVGMVVRDLRVAVRGPYAPGLDDHEVARLLGLPLAGQLPVEPGLLRPQASAKAPGATGRGPLARFCAHFWERVLVESGGTR from the coding sequence GTGACCGGAACCGTCACCCACGACCCGCCGCCCGGCCCCGCGGACCGGCCCGGACGGCCGCTCATCATCACCGAGGACGCCGACCTCCTGGACGATCTGCTGCGCCTGTGCGCGGCGGCGGGCGCCACCCCGGAGGTGCGCCACGACGTGCCGGACTCCGGCGACGGCTGGACGACGGCCCCGCTCGTGCTCGTCGGCGACGACGCCGCCCGCCGGGTGGGCGGGGCCGCGCGCCGGCCCGGCGTGGTCCTGGTCGGCCGCGACCAGGACGACCCCGACGTGTGGAAACGCGCCGTCCTGATCGGCGCCGACCACGTCCTGATGCTCCCCGACGGCGAGGCCTGGCTGGTCGACCGCATCGCCGACGTCGCCGAGGGCATCGGCCGTCCGGCCCTCACCGTCGGGGTGATCGGCGGCCGGGGCGGCGCCGGGGCGTCCACCCTCGCGTGCGCGCTCGCCGTCACCTCCGCGCGCGAGGGAGTGCGCACCCTGCTGGTCGACGCCGATCCGCTGGGCGGCGGACTCGACGTGCTCCTCGGCGGCGAGAGCGCCGACGGGCTGCGCTGGCCCGCCTTCGCCGCCTCCCGCGGCCGGGTCGGCGGCGGTGCCCTGGAGGAGTCGCTGCCCGAACTGCACTCCCTGCGCGTGCTCAGCTGGGACCGCGGGGACTGCGTCGCCGTGCCTCCACCCGCGGTGCGGGCGGTGCTGGCGGCCGCCCGGCGGCGCGGTGGCACGGTCGTGGTCGACCTGCCCCGCCGTCTCGACGACGGGGTGGCCGAGGCCCTCGCCCAGATCGACCTGGTCCTCCTCGTCGTCCCGGCCGAACTGCGGGCGGTCGCCGCGGCCGACCGGGTCGCCGCCGCCGTCGGCATGGTCGTCCGCGATCTGCGGGTGGCGGTCCGCGGACCCTACGCACCCGGGCTGGACGACCACGAGGTGGCCCGGCTGCTCGGCCTGCCACTGGCCGGCCAACTGCCCGTCGAACCGGGGTTGCTCCGCCCGCAGGCGAGTGCCAAGGCCCCCGGCGCGACCGGGCGCGGCCCGCTCGCCCGGTTCTGCGCGCACTTCTGGGAGCGCGTGCTGGTCGAGTCGGGAGGCACCCGATGA
- a CDS encoding HAD family hydrolase, with protein sequence MLKGVENHSLPRAAAFFDLDKTVIAKSSTLTFSKSFYQGGLINRRAALRTAYAQFVFLAGGLDHDQMERMREYLSALCRGWNVQQVREIVAETLHDLIDPIIYDEAASLIEEHHAAGRDVVIVSTSGAEVVEPIGELLGADRVVATRMVVGEDGCFTGEVEYYAYGPTKAEAIRELAASEGYDLDRCYAYSDSATDLPMLRTVGHPHAVNPDRALRREALAQGWPVLEFRRPVPLKKRLPTFSVPPRPALVAAAAIGAAAATAGLVWYASRRRATA encoded by the coding sequence ATGCTCAAGGGTGTGGAAAACCACTCCTTGCCCCGCGCGGCGGCCTTCTTTGACCTGGACAAGACGGTCATTGCGAAGTCGAGCACGCTCACCTTCAGCAAGTCCTTCTACCAAGGCGGCCTGATCAACCGCAGGGCCGCCCTGCGTACCGCCTATGCCCAGTTCGTCTTCCTGGCCGGCGGTCTGGACCACGACCAGATGGAGCGGATGCGCGAGTATCTCTCCGCGCTGTGCCGCGGCTGGAACGTCCAGCAGGTGCGGGAGATCGTGGCCGAGACCCTGCACGACCTGATCGACCCGATCATCTACGACGAGGCGGCCTCCCTCATCGAGGAGCACCACGCGGCCGGCCGCGATGTCGTGATCGTGTCCACTTCCGGCGCGGAGGTGGTCGAGCCGATCGGCGAACTGCTGGGGGCGGACCGGGTGGTCGCCACCCGCATGGTCGTGGGCGAGGACGGCTGCTTCACCGGAGAGGTGGAGTACTACGCCTACGGCCCGACCAAGGCCGAGGCCATCCGGGAGCTGGCCGCGTCCGAGGGCTACGACCTCGACCGCTGCTACGCCTACAGCGACTCGGCGACCGACCTGCCGATGCTGCGCACCGTCGGGCACCCGCACGCGGTGAACCCTGACCGCGCACTGCGGCGCGAGGCCCTCGCGCAGGGATGGCCGGTCCTGGAGTTCCGCCGCCCGGTCCCGCTCAAGAAGCGGCTGCCGACGTTCTCGGTACCGCCCCGCCCCGCGCTGGTCGCGGCGGCGGCGATAGGCGCGGCGGCGGCGACCGCCGGGCTCGTCTGGTACGCCAGCCGGCGCCGCGCCACGGCCTGA
- a CDS encoding oxidoreductase gives MSTTGATADPLSALGSLPGVAESVESVRKAVDRVYGHRVMRRRSNEITSEAALRGARGSAALSGADWALEEVRRRTDFGVDAEARVMGAALRLTAEAGQLLSIWRQSPLRVLARLHLVAAADGAEQVGRPRQAGEPVDEPLVELPLPDAGEVSGRLEGLADLIIAGTSAPALVTAAVVHGELLALRPFTSYNGLIARAAERIVLVGSGLDPKAVCPAEVGHAELGRAPYLAALEGYVSGTPEGMAAWIAHCGRAVELGVRESTAVCEALQRGAA, from the coding sequence ATGAGTACGACAGGCGCGACCGCCGACCCGCTCTCCGCCTTGGGCTCGCTGCCCGGTGTTGCCGAATCCGTGGAGTCCGTACGCAAGGCCGTGGACCGGGTCTACGGCCACCGTGTCATGCGGCGCCGCAGCAACGAGATCACCTCCGAGGCGGCCCTGCGCGGCGCCCGGGGCTCGGCGGCGCTGTCCGGGGCGGACTGGGCCCTGGAGGAGGTGCGGCGGCGCACCGACTTCGGCGTCGACGCGGAGGCCCGCGTGATGGGCGCGGCCCTGCGGCTCACCGCCGAGGCGGGGCAGCTGCTGTCCATCTGGCGCCAGTCGCCGCTGCGGGTGCTGGCCCGGCTGCACCTGGTGGCCGCGGCCGACGGCGCCGAGCAGGTGGGCAGGCCGCGTCAGGCCGGCGAGCCGGTGGACGAGCCGCTCGTCGAACTGCCGCTGCCCGACGCCGGGGAGGTCTCCGGCCGGCTGGAGGGGCTGGCGGACCTGATCATCGCCGGCACCTCGGCCCCGGCGCTGGTGACGGCCGCCGTCGTGCACGGCGAGCTGCTGGCGCTGCGCCCCTTCACCTCGTACAACGGCCTGATCGCGCGCGCGGCCGAGCGGATCGTGCTGGTCGGCAGCGGCCTTGACCCGAAGGCCGTCTGCCCGGCCGAGGTCGGCCACGCCGAACTGGGCCGCGCCCCCTACCTGGCCGCCCTGGAGGGCTACGTATCCGGCACGCCCGAGGGTATGGCGGCGTGGATCGCCCACTGCGGGCGAGCGGTCGAGCTGGGCGTGCGCGAGTCGACGGCGGTCTGCGAGGCGCTCCAGCGCGGCGCTGCCTGA
- a CDS encoding ATP-binding protein, with the protein MKIAFVGKGGSGKTTLSSLFIRHLTAAGAPVVAIDADINQHLGPALGLGEEEAAALPAMGEQLPLIKDYLRGTNPRIASAATMIKTTPPGEGSRLVRVREPNPVYDACARPVELDGGAVRLMVTGPFTDADLGVSCYHSKTGAVELYLNHLVDGPDEYVVVDMTAGSDSFASGMFTRFDMTFLVAEPTRKGVSVYRQYKEYARDFGVALKVVGNKIHEPDDIDFLRAEVGDDLLVTVGRSDWVRAMEKGRPPRFDLLEEANARALETLRAAVDATYERRDWERYTRQMVHFHLKNAESWGNERTGADLAAQVDPGFVLGEGVVTPA; encoded by the coding sequence ATGAAAATTGCTTTCGTCGGGAAGGGCGGGAGCGGCAAGACGACGCTCTCCTCCCTCTTCATCCGCCATCTCACCGCCGCCGGCGCCCCGGTGGTCGCCATCGACGCGGACATCAACCAGCACCTCGGCCCCGCCCTCGGCCTCGGCGAGGAGGAGGCGGCGGCGCTGCCCGCCATGGGCGAACAGCTCCCGCTGATCAAGGACTATCTGCGCGGCACCAACCCGCGCATCGCCTCGGCCGCGACGATGATCAAGACGACCCCGCCCGGCGAGGGATCGCGGCTGGTCCGGGTGCGCGAGCCCAACCCGGTCTACGACGCCTGCGCGCGCCCGGTGGAACTCGACGGCGGCGCCGTCCGCCTGATGGTCACGGGCCCCTTCACGGACGCCGACCTGGGGGTCTCCTGCTACCACTCCAAGACGGGAGCGGTGGAGCTGTATCTGAACCACCTCGTCGACGGCCCCGACGAGTACGTGGTGGTCGACATGACGGCCGGTTCGGACTCCTTCGCCTCCGGCATGTTCACCCGCTTCGACATGACGTTCCTCGTCGCCGAGCCCACCCGGAAGGGCGTGTCCGTCTACCGCCAGTACAAGGAGTACGCCCGGGACTTCGGCGTGGCCCTGAAGGTCGTCGGCAACAAGATCCACGAACCGGACGACATCGACTTCCTGCGCGCGGAGGTCGGGGACGACCTGCTCGTGACGGTCGGGCGCTCGGACTGGGTGCGCGCCATGGAGAAGGGCCGGCCGCCCCGGTTCGACCTCCTCGAAGAGGCCAACGCCCGCGCCCTGGAGACCCTCCGGGCCGCCGTGGACGCCACCTACGAACGGCGCGACTGGGAGCGCTACACCCGTCAGATGGTGCACTTCCACCTGAAGAACGCCGAGTCCTGGGGGAACGAGCGCACCGGGGCCGACCTGGCGGCGCAGGTCGACCCCGGCTTCGTGCTCGGCGAGGGCGTGGTGACCCCCGCCTGA
- the acs gene encoding acetate--CoA ligase, with product MSNESLANLLKEERRFAPPADLAAHANVTAEAYEQAKADRLGFWAEQARRLTWAKEPTETLDWSNPPFAKWFKDGELNVAYNCVDRHVEAGHGDRVAIHFEGEPGDSRAITYAELKDEVSKAANALLELGVRKGDRVAIYMPMIPETAIAMLASARIGAAHSVVFGGFSADALATRIQDADAKVVITADGGYRRGKPSALKPAVDEALSKADQVEHVLVVRRTGQEVAWAEGRDLWWHDVVGRQSAEHTPEAFEAEHPLFILYTSGTTGKPKGILHTSGGYLTQAAYTHWAVFDLKPETDVYWCTADVGWVTGHSYIVYGPLANGATQVMYEGTPDTPHQGRFWEIVQKYKVTILYTAPTAIRTFMKWGDDIPAKYDLSSLRVLGSVGEPINPEAWIWYRKHIGADRTPVVDTWWQTETGAMMISPLPGVTEAKPGSAQRPLPGISATVVDDEANEVPDGGGGYLVLTEPWPSMLRTIWGDDQRFLDTYWSRFEGRYFAGDGAKKDEDGDIWLLGRVDDVMLVSGHNISTTEVESALVSHPAVAEAAVVGAADETTGQAIVAFVILRGSASETETLIGELRGHVGATLGPIAKPKRILPVAELPKTRSGKIMRRLLRDVAENRQLGDVTTLTDSTVMDLIQAKLPATSSED from the coding sequence GTGAGCAATGAGAGCCTGGCCAACCTGCTGAAGGAAGAACGCAGGTTCGCGCCCCCCGCCGACCTGGCCGCACACGCCAATGTCACGGCGGAGGCGTATGAGCAGGCCAAGGCTGACAGGCTCGGCTTCTGGGCCGAGCAGGCCCGCCGGCTGACCTGGGCCAAGGAACCGACCGAGACGCTGGACTGGTCCAACCCGCCGTTCGCGAAGTGGTTCAAGGACGGCGAGCTGAACGTCGCCTACAACTGCGTGGACCGCCATGTGGAGGCCGGTCACGGCGACCGCGTCGCCATCCACTTCGAGGGCGAGCCCGGGGACAGCCGCGCGATCACCTACGCGGAGCTCAAGGACGAGGTCTCCAAGGCCGCCAACGCCCTGCTGGAGCTCGGCGTACGCAAGGGCGACCGGGTCGCCATCTACATGCCGATGATCCCGGAGACCGCGATCGCGATGCTGGCCTCGGCCAGGATCGGCGCGGCCCACTCGGTCGTCTTCGGCGGCTTCTCGGCGGACGCGCTCGCGACCCGCATCCAGGACGCGGACGCCAAGGTCGTCATCACCGCCGACGGCGGGTACCGGCGCGGCAAGCCGTCCGCCCTCAAGCCCGCCGTCGACGAGGCGCTGAGCAAGGCCGACCAGGTCGAGCACGTGCTGGTGGTGCGCCGTACCGGTCAGGAGGTCGCCTGGGCCGAGGGCCGGGACCTGTGGTGGCACGACGTGGTGGGCCGGCAGTCCGCCGAGCACACCCCGGAGGCGTTCGAGGCGGAGCACCCGTTGTTCATCCTCTACACCTCCGGCACGACGGGGAAGCCGAAGGGCATCCTGCACACCTCCGGCGGCTACCTCACCCAGGCGGCCTACACCCACTGGGCGGTCTTCGACCTCAAGCCGGAGACGGACGTGTACTGGTGCACGGCCGACGTCGGCTGGGTCACCGGCCACTCGTACATCGTGTACGGCCCGCTGGCCAACGGCGCGACGCAGGTGATGTACGAGGGCACGCCGGACACCCCGCACCAGGGCCGGTTCTGGGAGATCGTGCAGAAGTACAAGGTCACGATCCTCTACACCGCGCCCACCGCGATCCGGACGTTCATGAAGTGGGGCGACGACATCCCCGCCAAGTACGACCTGTCCTCCCTGCGGGTCCTCGGCTCGGTGGGCGAGCCCATCAACCCCGAGGCGTGGATCTGGTACCGCAAGCACATCGGCGCCGACCGCACGCCCGTGGTCGACACCTGGTGGCAGACCGAGACCGGCGCGATGATGATCTCGCCGCTGCCCGGCGTCACCGAGGCCAAGCCCGGTTCGGCGCAGCGCCCGCTGCCCGGCATCAGCGCGACGGTCGTCGACGACGAGGCGAACGAGGTGCCCGACGGCGGCGGTGGCTACCTGGTGCTGACCGAGCCGTGGCCGTCGATGCTGCGCACCATCTGGGGTGACGACCAGCGGTTCCTCGACACCTACTGGTCCCGCTTCGAGGGCAGGTACTTCGCCGGCGACGGCGCCAAGAAGGACGAGGACGGCGACATCTGGCTGCTGGGCCGGGTGGACGACGTGATGCTCGTCTCCGGGCACAACATTTCCACCACCGAGGTCGAGTCGGCACTGGTCTCCCACCCGGCGGTCGCCGAGGCCGCCGTCGTGGGCGCCGCCGACGAGACCACCGGGCAGGCCATCGTCGCCTTCGTCATTCTGCGCGGCTCGGCGTCGGAGACCGAGACGCTCATCGGCGAGCTGCGAGGCCACGTCGGCGCCACCCTCGGCCCGATCGCCAAGCCCAAGCGGATCCTGCCGGTGGCCGAGCTGCCGAAGACCCGCTCGGGCAAGATCATGCGCCGCCTGCTGCGGGACGTCGCCGAAAACCGCCAGCTCGGCGACGTGACCACCCTCACGGACAGCACCGTCATGGATCTCATCCAGGCCAAGCTGCCCGCCACCTCCAGCGAGGACTGA
- the nhaA gene encoding Na+/H+ antiporter NhaA produces the protein MTAPRTPTTVRKALGRLSLPERTFIADALRTETVGGVLLLLAAVAALLWANVPGLRHSYETVSHFHLGPGAIGLNLSVAHWAADGLLALFFFVAGIELKRELVAGDLRDPKAAVLPVVAALCGMAAPALVYTLTNLAGNGSLQGWAVPTATDIAFALAVLAVIGTSLPSALRAFLLTLAVVDDLFAILIIAIFFTDQLNLAALGGAAAGLAVFWLLLRKGVRGWYVYIPLAVVTWALMYNSGVHATIAGVAMGLMLRCTTREGEQHSPGEHIEHLVRPLSAGLAVPLFALFSAGVSISGGALGDVFAKPETLGVVLGLVVGKTIGIFGGTWLTVRFTRARLSEELAWADVFAMSSLAGIGFTVSLLIGELAFGGDTVLTGEVKAAVLIGSLIAALCATMLLKLRNDRYRRLCEEEERDEDLDGIPDVYEQGNPAYHLRMAEIHERKAAEHRRLAAEARRGLAEVPGGAGEEGDRPA, from the coding sequence GTGACCGCGCCCCGCACCCCCACCACCGTCCGCAAGGCCCTCGGACGCCTGTCCCTGCCCGAGCGGACCTTCATCGCGGACGCGCTGCGCACCGAGACCGTCGGTGGTGTCCTGCTGCTCCTGGCCGCCGTGGCCGCGCTGCTCTGGGCGAACGTCCCCGGACTGCGCCACAGCTATGAGACGGTCAGCCACTTCCACCTCGGCCCCGGCGCGATAGGCCTGAACCTGTCCGTCGCCCACTGGGCCGCCGACGGGCTGCTCGCGCTGTTCTTCTTCGTCGCCGGCATCGAACTCAAGCGCGAGCTGGTCGCCGGGGACCTGCGCGACCCGAAGGCGGCCGTGCTGCCCGTGGTGGCGGCCCTGTGCGGAATGGCCGCCCCCGCGCTCGTCTACACGCTCACCAACCTCGCCGGGAACGGCTCCCTCCAGGGCTGGGCCGTGCCCACCGCCACCGACATCGCCTTCGCGCTCGCCGTGCTCGCGGTCATCGGCACCTCCCTGCCCAGCGCCCTGCGCGCCTTCCTGCTCACCCTGGCGGTCGTCGACGACCTCTTCGCGATACTGATCATCGCCATCTTCTTCACCGACCAGCTGAACCTCGCCGCCCTCGGCGGGGCCGCCGCCGGGCTCGCCGTCTTCTGGCTGCTGCTGCGCAAGGGCGTACGCGGCTGGTACGTGTACATACCGCTCGCCGTCGTCACCTGGGCGCTGATGTACAACAGCGGCGTGCACGCCACCATCGCCGGTGTGGCGATGGGCCTGATGCTGCGCTGCACCACCCGGGAGGGTGAGCAGCACTCGCCGGGCGAGCACATCGAGCATCTGGTGCGGCCCCTGTCGGCCGGGCTCGCCGTACCGCTGTTCGCCCTGTTCAGCGCAGGCGTGTCGATATCCGGCGGGGCGCTCGGGGACGTGTTCGCGAAGCCCGAGACGCTCGGTGTCGTCCTCGGCCTGGTCGTGGGCAAGACGATCGGGATCTTCGGCGGCACCTGGCTGACCGTCCGCTTCACCCGCGCGCGGCTCAGCGAGGAGCTGGCGTGGGCCGACGTCTTCGCGATGTCCTCGCTCGCCGGGATCGGCTTCACGGTGTCACTGCTGATCGGCGAGCTGGCCTTCGGGGGCGACACCGTACTGACCGGCGAGGTGAAGGCGGCCGTCCTCATCGGATCGCTGATCGCGGCGCTGTGCGCGACGATGCTGCTGAAGCTGCGCAACGACCGGTACCGCAGGCTGTGCGAGGAAGAGGAGCGCGACGAGGACCTCGACGGCATCCCGGACGTCTACGAACAGGGCAACCCGGCGTACCACCTCCGGATGGCCGAGATCCACGAGCGCAAGGCCGCCGAGCACCGGCGGCTGGCCGCCGAGGCACGCCGCGGGCTTGCGGAAGTGCCGGGCGGGGCAGGCGAGGAGGGCGACCGTCCGGCATGA
- a CDS encoding phage holin family protein, protein MSAPDGSPVGAERSIGQLFASATTELSALVHDEIALAKAQLKQDVKRGAVSGGAFSMAGAVLVFSLPMLNFALAYGIRTWSHWNLAICFVLSFAANVLVAGLLGLIGVVFAKKAKKGKGPQKVAASMKESAGVLQNAKPHPRPELPGEPAPAAIEAVARSSS, encoded by the coding sequence ATGAGCGCACCCGACGGCAGCCCGGTCGGCGCCGAACGCAGTATCGGCCAGCTGTTCGCCTCGGCGACGACCGAATTGTCGGCGCTGGTGCACGACGAGATCGCGCTGGCCAAGGCCCAGCTCAAGCAGGACGTGAAGCGCGGCGCGGTGAGCGGCGGCGCCTTCTCCATGGCGGGCGCGGTCCTGGTGTTCTCCCTGCCGATGCTCAACTTCGCCCTGGCGTACGGCATCCGCACCTGGAGCCACTGGAACCTGGCGATCTGCTTCGTGCTGTCCTTCGCGGCCAACGTGCTGGTCGCCGGCCTGCTCGGGCTCATCGGCGTGGTGTTCGCGAAGAAGGCCAAGAAGGGCAAGGGCCCGCAGAAGGTGGCCGCCTCGATGAAGGAGTCGGCGGGCGTCCTGCAGAACGCCAAGCCGCACCCGCGTCCGGAGCTGCCCGGGGAACCGGCTCCCGCCGCCATCGAGGCTGTGGCACGCTCGTCGTCATGA
- a CDS encoding alpha/beta fold hydrolase → MTDPAAPSPVRIDLPDGTRVTHRDVAANGARFHIAELGDGPLVLLLHGFPQFWWTWRHQLTALAGAGYRAVAMDLRGVGGSDRTPRGYDPANLALDVTGVIRSLGEPDAALVGHDLGGYLAWTAAAMRPKLVRRLAVVSMPHPRRWRAAMLRDARQTAASSYIWGFQRPWLPERQLTADGGALVGRLIRDWSGPRPPEDADVETYQRAMCIPSTAHCSIEPYRWLVRSLARPDGVQFYRRMKRPVRVPTLHLHGSLDPVTRTRSAAGSGEYVEAPYRWRLFDGLGHFPHEEDPAAFSAELVNWLKDPEPDR, encoded by the coding sequence ATGACGGACCCAGCCGCCCCCTCGCCCGTACGGATCGACCTCCCGGACGGGACACGGGTCACGCACCGGGATGTCGCCGCCAACGGCGCCCGCTTCCACATCGCGGAGCTGGGCGACGGGCCCCTGGTGCTGCTCCTGCACGGTTTCCCGCAGTTCTGGTGGACGTGGCGGCACCAGTTGACCGCGCTCGCCGGCGCGGGCTACCGGGCGGTGGCGATGGACCTGCGGGGCGTCGGCGGCAGCGACCGCACGCCCCGCGGGTACGACCCGGCCAACCTGGCGCTGGACGTCACCGGGGTGATCCGCTCGCTCGGCGAGCCCGACGCCGCGCTGGTCGGCCACGACCTCGGCGGCTACCTGGCGTGGACGGCGGCGGCCATGCGGCCCAAGCTGGTCCGGCGCCTGGCGGTGGTGTCCATGCCGCACCCGCGGCGTTGGCGCGCGGCGATGCTGCGGGACGCCCGGCAGACGGCCGCCAGCTCCTACATCTGGGGATTCCAGCGGCCGTGGCTGCCCGAGCGCCAACTGACCGCCGACGGGGGCGCGCTGGTGGGCCGGCTGATCCGGGACTGGTCCGGGCCGCGGCCGCCGGAGGACGCGGACGTGGAGACGTACCAGCGGGCCATGTGCATCCCCTCCACGGCGCACTGCTCCATCGAGCCGTACCGCTGGCTGGTGCGCTCCCTGGCCCGCCCCGACGGTGTGCAGTTCTACCGCAGGATGAAGCGGCCCGTACGGGTGCCGACGCTGCATCTGCACGGCTCGCTGGACCCGGTGACCCGGACCCGCAGCGCGGCCGGTTCCGGGGAGTACGTCGAAGCCCCGTACCGCTGGCGCCTGTTCGACGGTCTCGGGCACTTCCCGCACGAGGAGGACCCGGCCGCGTTCTCCGCGGAACTGGTCAACTGGCTGAAGGATCCCGAGCCGGACCGGTGA
- a CDS encoding MarP family serine protease: MNVLDILLLVAAVWFAVVGYRQGFVVGILSVTGFLGGGLLAVYTLPVIWDATTGKEEVGTTAAVVAVIVVIVCASVGQALTTHLGNKLRRHITWSPARALDATGGALVNVVAMLLVAWLIGSALAGTTLPTLGKEVRGSKVLLGVSRALPEQADTWFADFSSVLAQNGFPQVFSPFADEPIKDVLPPDPALAGSPVAQRARNSIVKVTGTAHSCGKVLEGTGFVFADRRVMTNAHVVGGVDEPRVQIGGEGRKYDARVVLYDWERDIAVLDVPDLRATALRFTREDAAGGDGAIVAGFPENGAYDVRAARVRGRITASGADIYHRGTVRRDVYSLYAVVRQGNSGGPLLTPDGEVYGVVFAKSLDDADTGYALTADEIRADIERGRTANEQVGTDSCAL; encoded by the coding sequence GTGAACGTGCTGGACATCCTGTTGCTCGTCGCGGCCGTGTGGTTCGCGGTGGTGGGTTACCGCCAGGGCTTCGTCGTCGGCATCCTGTCGGTGACCGGGTTCCTCGGCGGCGGTCTGCTCGCCGTGTACACGCTGCCCGTGATCTGGGACGCCACGACCGGCAAGGAGGAGGTCGGCACCACCGCCGCCGTCGTGGCCGTGATCGTCGTGATCGTCTGCGCCTCCGTGGGCCAGGCCCTGACCACCCACCTGGGCAACAAGCTGCGCCGGCACATCACCTGGTCCCCGGCCCGCGCCCTGGACGCCACCGGCGGCGCCCTGGTCAACGTCGTCGCGATGCTCCTGGTGGCCTGGCTGATCGGGTCCGCCCTGGCCGGTACGACCCTGCCCACGCTCGGCAAGGAGGTCCGGGGCTCCAAGGTGCTGCTCGGTGTGTCCCGGGCGCTGCCCGAGCAGGCCGACACCTGGTTCGCGGACTTCTCCTCGGTGCTCGCGCAGAACGGCTTCCCGCAGGTCTTCAGCCCGTTCGCCGACGAGCCGATCAAGGACGTGCTGCCGCCCGACCCGGCCCTCGCGGGCAGCCCGGTCGCCCAGCGCGCCCGCAACTCCATCGTCAAGGTCACCGGCACCGCCCACAGCTGCGGCAAGGTCCTGGAGGGCACCGGCTTCGTGTTCGCCGACCGGCGCGTGATGACCAACGCGCACGTGGTCGGCGGTGTCGACGAGCCGCGGGTGCAGATAGGCGGCGAGGGCCGCAAGTACGACGCCCGGGTCGTGCTGTACGACTGGGAGCGCGACATCGCCGTGCTCGACGTGCCCGACCTGCGCGCGACCGCCCTGCGGTTCACCCGTGAGGACGCGGCCGGAGGGGACGGCGCGATCGTCGCGGGCTTCCCGGAGAACGGCGCGTACGACGTGCGCGCCGCGCGCGTGCGCGGGCGCATCACGGCCAGCGGCGCGGACATCTACCACCGCGGCACGGTCCGCCGCGATGTCTATTCCTTGTACGCCGTCGTCCGGCAGGGCAACTCCGGTGGCCCGCTGCTCACTCCGGACGGGGAGGTGTACGGCGTGGTGTTCGCCAAGTCACTCGACGACGCGGACACGGGGTACGCGCTGACGGCGGACGAGATCCGGGCCGACATCGAGCGGGGTCGCACGGCGAACGAGCAGGTGGGCACGGACAGCTGCGCCCTGTAG